Genomic segment of Gasterosteus aculeatus chromosome 4, fGasAcu3.hap1.1, whole genome shotgun sequence:
TTCTcgtataaaatgtgttttaaagctAATTTAACTTTGGTTGAACTTCCCGTAATGCGGGTAGCTAAATGAACTAAAGTTAAATAACGCTAATTTATATTCTAGCCTGTTGACGTTTGCTGATACCGGGGCTTTCTGGCATTTTTAACATAAACTAGCTAGCGATAGCTTATTCACTAACATTTGAAATCGTCTCAGACGTGTTGATCATGTTGTAAACCATTTATGGACTCGGACGAGTATTTATCTAACGTTAGCTATTTGGAGAAGGATGCTATGTTTACTACTGGTCTAATTATAGACCTCGCTGGCTGGAAGAGGACTCCTACAGGATCATCTGTCAATCAGAAACTGCACATGACGCACAGAGGAATGAGGTAACATTACTTCACCCAGCAAGATGGATTCATGTCATGGCTTTAATACTTCACTTATCTGCTGGCACGTAGCTTCAACCAGAACTTCATCACAACAAGAAGATGCTGGCGGTGTTGATTGCACAGTATTGTAtggagaaatgtatttttcttcagCGGAGACACTTTATAGAGCAGGTCTTTATAGAGCAGGTCTTTACAGCACAACACCTGTAAAGGTGAGAACATTATTCTCAATTCttaaaaaagcatttattttattccttcttaccctgtttttttgttgttgtccacTCCCAGGAAATGCCATCGGTAGTTAGTACAAGTATCACGGTTTAAGAGGACTGAACGAAGAGCTAACCAAGATGCGTTTGCTCGGCTGGTGACACATCTGACATGCCTCTGTTTTTCACTACATGGCTTTGGCCCACAGCTATGACCTGACggccttttctttccctccttgCTGGAGCAGACTAATATTCTGGCTGTTGACAGTCAGGGCCACGCTTCATCTCTAACCAGCCTCTGTAGTGTGGTTTGGTTCCATCCTTTACAGAGGACAGCGTTGTCCCTGTGTGCTTGACCTACTAAAATGGTTTGCGCTCTGCGGCTGGGTTTTTGATGGCTGTCCCCGCTGCTCATAACCACTCATTGTATCATACTGAAATATCCAGTCACCCATGCAAAGGCAAGGAAAGGCCATTTGAGTCTGTTTCTGCCCGGTGCCATAGGGACATAGTGAAGCATTGGTCCGATCATATCACTGCttttaatgattcatttattattttattgtagtTGAACTGAAAACTGTTAGGTCTAATATCAAACAATACCTTTTGGtataaatctaaataaataaagagccaTATAACCATGAGTTTTGGGTATACCAGAGATTTAGGCTTTTtgtggaaatgtattttataagcATTGTGAGTGTATATGGAAAATGCATCACTGAGGCTCTAAATCTTTGACTGTAGAgtctaaataatgttttttatttttatttttattttgttcaatcATCAATACTTCCCCATTCCTAACATTACTTGAGGACCTAGCGCAAAAGGCTTAGATTACACAATTAACCCGCTAAATAGCAAATTTGACCAGATATAAGACTAATTTCCAGAACTCTGAGCAGATAATAAGTCTATTCTTCACCATGATCTGGTTCTTGATTCTATTTAAGATTAGACCTACAGTTGTCATGGTCAGAGGCATGTACAGATTAGGTAGAAATAGCATAGCCGTCAGGGGACGCTGGTGTCACACTAGTGCTCTATTGTCAGGATCAAGTGTTGAGCTGTTTGTGTATACAATAAGGTTTTGTCATCAGACGGTGACATTCTCAGTGTGGGTCTTAGGTGAATTTACCAGCCACAATTACAAACATTGTAATCTGTCATGTATTCTTGGACTAAGTGAGTTTCTAGTCAAATTCTGATTGGGAATTGTCATAGGAACAAGGCCCCCCTCTTTTTGATCTGCTTCTATACTAAAAAGCAGCCTGATCCAATCCATTGTAAAATCTGGACTTTGGCTGCTTAGCAACAGTGAATGCCCACTCAGCCTGGCGAGACATGGCCACTCCCCCAGCGCTGGGTTCGGGGTAGATAAGGTAACATGTTGCCCTCTCCCTGCTTACTCCCTCTGCAAACTTGGGAGTGGAGCACTACACTGAGCACAGTCCTTGGCTGGACCTTAGCGTGCCTGCACTCATTTGTCTGACACAATGCCTTGTTGGAGGGATTGCTGATCCACTGCTGCAGTAGGCCTGCTGGTCTGGTCATTTTACCTCTgggaagagaggaaaaagcagAATCTAATGCCTGCAGCCCTCAGGCCGGGATGTTGTTGATGCACGGCTGACTGAACACGAGTAAGGAGGAGCTGTGGGACAGGGGGCCGGTCGTGTGTCTAGCTGAAGCTCACTCGCACACCACTGCCTGCCCAGTTGCCTGGATTTGCGCTTTGCAAGGAAAGCAGTAATGGGATTGTCTCCGAGTGAGTAAAATGAGCTGGATgaacctgcaaaaaaaaaaaacgatctgACGAGATGCAGCAGACAACACAGCATCCTGTGGAGGCATTTTCTTTCCATTGCTATCATCAACTGGCATTATTGAGAATAATGGTGTTCTTTATCTGTGCTAAAGTCGATCCATCGAAGGTAAGCATCATTAACACTAAATCAGTTTCTGCTGTGTTTCTTTCTCATTGTTGGCTCAGTATCGTGTAGCCTattatggttttatttttccataaaCATTGTCCGTTCATGCTTTGTTGCCGGTAGAGTTGTACTATATAAAGCAACAATGTAATACTTGGCCACATTTGTTACCAGCAATAATCCTTCTGCGTTATTATATTCTGGGCGAGGATACTTTAGTGGCGTTGTAGGTTCTTGCCAAGGTTCAATGTGCACAGTAGTTTGCCAAGGCTGTTACTTTTATTTGATCGTACAGATTGTAATGTGTAATAAGGTGTTCTATTCAGCTCCCTGTTACACAAACGTATTCACTAGAGGTGTCCATGACATTTTAACTCTTTTGTTTCAACACTCGCTTCAAGAAAGGCCTTGTTTACCCCTCTTTACACACGGAATTAACATTGAAGTGCTGCATTAGATTTTGATATGGCTACTAAAGAAACTTCCATATTAGCATTATTCCATACAGATGAGCCAAACACATGCAGctgaaggctggcgcatgcgtctgcgtctttacgcaccgctgTGTCGaagcactcgtttcaattcatggttcaaaaaggcttgcgtgtgttgcagagcaattcaccgccagaacaacaggtggagtaacgtgtttttgttgaagactacagagagtcacgtctttgtttatGGAAGTCTTGGAttgtttatttatcagagactttattgccccgtgcatcgacactgttgcttttcatcgcggacacatttgtcccgtattttcctccacgacattgtgcacctctcgaccggcaaaccaacgtttgtggagatctgcctccatgaatccaacccgccaatgactgcttgtataagcggtcatatttacgcatttcttctgacaaaagttcttcaatctgatctgttctctcgtaaacattcttcgttttaataatgacgggatcgggctatgaaaacggaaatgtgagactccgtaaaggacgtagttagcagaccaatcgcagccttgggAGAAAAATAGGTCggcgcacgcaaggaggtgtgaaaagacacgcaaggggctcttgcgtctgggtttccttgcgtcgctctgaaaacgcagaagcacaaACTGGGCTTGAGTTGTTCGTATTAACCCCATGTTCTCTGCATTTCGGTGTGTGTGCTTTCCTAGAGAAAGTCATGCAGCCTCGCTGATCCTGCCCCTCCTTTCTCAACCAATTTTCACTTTGTCTCCTTAACTCCATGACTGCTGTTTTATTCACAATTGTTGGGTGATTAACACCTGGGAAGATGGTGAATTTAAACGTTTTGCTTTGCAAACATAGACAAAATACGAgtaacattatttattattgtccTTAAGTAGCTCAAGAGGTTTCTGCTCTGCACCAGGATGTCTTGGGTCGGCATACTGGAATACTTTACGGCTGATATTGACTTTATATCTCTCTTTTGCTTCGTGCTTTTGCTGTAGTAGTAGCTGGCAAGCGTAGAAATCCAGTCAgcttaaataaatgcattagtacTCAACAAAGACGTCAGGACTGCCATTTACTTTTCATGCCAAACCCATGCAGGCTCATTTCAGTAGAGGTCTGACTTGTAACTGCTTGGCCATCCTCAAAGTTCATATTTTTATGAAACCATAATTCAGGACAGACCAGTCGTGTTCGGTAAAACGTTTATCTCGGAAGTGTAGATACTTGGGTGGGCCGATGAACAATTAATGAAATTGCATACTATTTATCTGAGGAGATCCTTTAGGCAGACCTGCACTATACAATCCTCTTGGCCTGATCCTAATgaattttgcatttttaatgaagCTAAGTTATAAATAATTTGAGTGTCCGGATATACGGTTACAATGACCTACGGCATCGAAGACTCGCCGTGGAAAGTAAAATCCTTTTTGGAGCACTGAGCTACATATATACAGGAATATCAGTTTGGGGAAATTACAGAGATTGTGCCCACATTGTGAAACTGACTGTTTCCTCCTGTTTACAGATATTCATGCCCGATCAACGAAATTGATGCATCACTGCCCTGCTAACCAAATGTGAGGTTATtcgaagctgcagcagcaagcaAAATCTTGTCTGAACTGAAAATGTCTGATACCATAGTCGCCCTGTCCAACCACCAAGTTAAGAGCCCAGTTCCTCTGCTCCGCATAGAGGCCCTCACCCCTGAGAGTCCGTACAGCATCTCGTCACCTTCACCTGACTCCAACAGCAGTCTTTCAAACCTGAGTGACAGAGAAGCCAACTGCTCTCCTGACATCAACGTACCAGAATGCTGCATCAGCGGCGGCTCCTTTGTGGATGGCTCCTACAACACCGCCATAGCACAGGATAACATATTCTGTGGAGTAAGCATGAACCTAAACCAAACTTTTATTGCCACACCTGTTGATGGCAGTGGGAATTTCTGGAACGAGAACTTGAGTCGGATGAGCAACCATGAGACGGGATCGGATAAGTACCAAACTGTGAAGACAGACTCAGGAGATGGAAGTGGCAGTGCAGTGACTTCTCCAGACTCTGCTGGGAGAGAAAGCCAACTGAGTTCAGGTGAGACTTCCCAAAGGAGCTCCACCGAGAACGTCTGCTGCTCCCTGAGCTCTGGGGAAATGGTAATAAGGAGCAACAGTTATGGTCAGGATCAGTCCCTCCTGGTAGGCTCGTTCCTGGATGAGTCATTTATCCCTCTGGCTGCGGGCCATCCAGAGTCCCCTGCTGAATCTAACCTACTGTCAACTACTCTGCCGGAGGCCCTTGGAAAATTTGCAGAAAGAGGCACTGAAGAGAACACCGACTACTCGTGTCTTGGCATGACATTTACTCAGGCAGACCTTCCCACTGAGAAAAACGATATGGCAACACCCAACTCTGTTGTAACTCTGCCAAGTGAGAATGAGGGAGGTCTTTTGATGACTTTTCTCTGTGAATCATCTCCTGCAGATTGTGAAACCGAGGTGCTGTTAGCTGGTGTTGAAGCAGAGCTGGGTCCTTGTCTCCCTGGAGTATTTACACCAGAACAAGGCAAGACCTTACTGTCTACTCTGTCAGCTACACAACAAACTGATTTGGATATTCATACTTCCACTCCAGTGCAACCTGGTAACCCGAtgccctgcctcccccccttcccagAGTCTCCCTGCACTGGAAATGCCTTCAGCCCAGTACTCCACCCTGTTAAACAGCAGCAAGTCTCTGTGCCTGCTAACGGTTTGGTTGCAGGACTGTCGCCGTCTGTCAGCAAAGTCAAGAAAATGGAAATTAAGAAGTTTCCCAAGTCAAACTTCAGCAGAGTAAAATCTAAAGTTGTAACAAAAAGTATGCATCGAACGCCAGTGTCAGGCCCCGCTTCAGTGCACAAACCCTCACAAGCAAACGTGAACCATAAACCCACTGTAGCACAAAGCGGGGCGCCTATCAAGAATGGTCCTGTTAACTTCAGGAGCAGCGCTGCAGTTCTCTCCACCGCCAACGGAATGGTCAATGATGCTGAGAGACGAGTAAATAGAGAGGCCGCTAATTTGGCCGAAACAATTCTACAGTCTGGAAATACTGCAGTGGATGAACCGGGGACGAGTAGAGAATCCCCACTCCTCCAGCATCCAGTTGCAAATAAACATGCTTCAGCAGTCCAACGCAGTAACCCCAGCTCTGAAGCAGAACAGACCGCCTCAGGCCGAGTAGCAGGCGCTGCGGCGCTGCGTCCTGCCAACCAGACTCTTTGCTTCTCATCcatgagaataaaaacaaacaaaacaggccaAACGGATCCCAAACCAACTCCAAAAAAGGGCCTGTTAAACAAATTTGATCTCAGGTCAGGCTCAGCTTCAGGCGAGCACAAGCCTTCTGTGCTGAAGATGCGGACTCGCTGTTCATCCGACAGCTTATCATTGTCATCTCGACAGTCTGACATCCACGTGGGGCAGACCAAAGGGAACCTGAGCGGCTCTTCCCTGAATAAACTGACTGAGACCACAAATGCACCGTCTAAAATCTCACCAAGAGACGTTAAGAGGATCAGCCTGGTAGTAAGTATGGATTTATAAAGTAAACAAACTAATTATCTAATTATTTTGGACACAGAGATTTGGTTGGAGCTTGTGGGGGTTTTGTTCTCTGAATAATTCAAAAAAGCTGAGTGAGAAATTGCTCCCTTTCGCAGGCAGAGTCCAGAAAATCCACAACAGCAGAAATCTCCTCGAATGAGAGTAAGAGCAGATTTTGGGGACTGACGTCTCCTAGACAATCAAGGGGAACACCACATTCACAACCTCTAGCTGCCAGTCCCAGAGCAGCCATTCTGTCAACCAGGCGGTGGCCGGTGGCCCAATGGAGGGATGAGAACAGGACCTCCAAAGCTGGAGGGACACCACAATCAAAGCAGAAGAGCAGCAGTAAGACTCAACAAACAAATGCTGAACATGCTTTGCATTTTCTTTGTCATCCAGTTAAGCTGAGCCTGTGATAACAGAACTTTGTGAAACGCATCCGTGGTTATGTTCCTGTTGATATTTCTTACCAAATTTATGAAAATCTGCATTTCATGGCGGAAAAACGTTACAATTTATAATGTTAATAAGGCCAATATTTGGAGTCCAACGTTTGGGCTAATATACGTCATCAAATAAGAGAATGTTAAAACATCTAATCAGACCCCCATCTTGTGTGGCTCGTGGTCCAAACGTATGCtgtaccttttcttttttttttttttaagcaaaaaaaaaaaaaaaaagaaattacacTGGGTACACTTAGGCTGCAGCCTGAGACTATGGTTATACTTTGAAGTTTTCCATTTGTTTGTTAGACAATGGGAAAGTTGACCTGTCAATGCCCGTGAATAAAGATTGACAGTTCAGAATCAGCCCTCATGGGTCTTGTGACCTACCTTTGACCAGGCCGAGAGCTAATGATTTCTTAACTATTTCCTCAGCTGTGTAAACGAAGAGTTGTGTAATACGCTGCATGTACCTGAAACAAGCCCGGTAGAGAAGTTGACTGACTGTAATTGGCAATGTAGGACTGAAATCAGCACCAAAGGTGCATTacgtgctggagctgctgcaagTTCCTTAAGCTACAGCAATGATACGAGGGCTTTATACTCAGATTACTAAACACAACGCTAGATTGCTgccatcatttcagaaatgtattttaggTGGCTGCATCTGAGCATATGCTGTCATACACTGAGCTGATTTAGGTTGTAGTGAAGCATTCTCTCCATCAGAGGGTGACATTCTCCTTCCTCTGATAAACCGACTGTTGCCCTCCTGATGAGCTCAGCCGTGTTCCACAGGAACCGTGTTGGATACAGATGTCACCTCGGGTCTCTTGTCCAGGTCttggtgggtgtggggggagaAACAGCCTCTGCGTTTCATAGTAAGCGtcccagggagggagggggctctTCCTCTACTAGGAAGCCAATCTGTACGAGTGGAAAAAACGCATGGGAAGGAAAGGGAGGTTTCAAGCTCACCAATAGTGTCAAAGTGACAACACAAGGTTCAGCACAGTACAAAGTATTCACATTCTCAGGCGCCTGCTACTGAAACGCTTCACCAAGATTACTTTGTTTAACATAAtccatctttctctttttgtgttgAATTGTATTTGACATGTGAGCTGTAGTGACTAAGATGCATGCAGGTAAGTTTTATACAATTTCTATATTAAAGAAAGCTGCTGGGGATCATTTAAAGGTTTCATAAATTGAGGTTTCATAAGTTTcataaaaataatttgttttctaTAGCTTTCTTTGTCCAAAAACGGATCATTATGCTACTACTCGTTATGACAATAATATTGGCTGCTGTATTAAGCCCAAAATGGTCCAATCTGGGAGCTCTGTGGACAATTTtactgcgtgcgtgcgtgtgtgtgtactcttGACCAACGTGCTGGTAAGATTAGTATGTGTATTTGTCCTTAATGAACCCGTTCATGGAGCTGACCTTAATGTTTTGCTCCGTTGCGTCACAGGCAGTCAGAGAGGTCCGGAAGCAGGAGAGCCGTCCCTTGGAACTGCCTCAACAGCCAGTATTAAGCCTCAGCTACATGGATCCCGACCTCCTCAGACTCCCACTCGGCCTTCCCTTATGGGCCCTCCCCCTACTCCTCCTTCTAGACTACCACGCAGGACCCCGGGACCCTCCGGGACCCTTGCTGAGGCCAGTGTGCTGAGTGGAGGCTCTGGAAGTACACAAGGTAAACCTAACAAGGGTTTATATTGTTTGTAGAAATGAGATGTTCTGTCCCTAAAGGCTAttacataaatatttaaaatccgTTTAATGGAGGTGGGTTGCATCGTCCGGCCGCtgagtttttttgctttttaacaaATCTGGACATGGAAGGGAGGAGCCTCAGTTCCTAATGGTGACCCACTTCAGGCTTGGACGTGAATCTCCCTTGAGcaaatctctctctcatttAATACCTCCACTTTTGCCAATATACTAGATTTTGCATCAGACATTTTGCAGATTTCTTTACTTTGAAATCTGCATGAAAGAGCTAAATTCTAGTCCTCTGGCTGCAAATCGTTCTGTGTTGCTTTGGGTGGTTCTGATGGCATTTTATATTCTTACTGGTGTGTTGTATAAATACAGAGCCGTGTTAGACAGCAGGCTCTCTTCAATCGGAGCATCCTGAACAGCAGGCGGGTATATGATTGGCTAAAAGAACTGGGGACCCCCTTTGTGGTTGTCATGGCTACTGGTTTGAT
This window contains:
- the mtus1a gene encoding microtubule-associated tumor suppressor 1 homolog A isoform X3, which encodes MSDTIVALSNHQVKSPVPLLRIEALTPESPYSISSPSPDSNSSLSNLSDREANCSPDINVPECCISGGSFVDGSYNTAIAQDNIFCGVSMNLNQTFIATPVDGSGNFWNENLSRMSNHETGSDKYQTVKTDSGDGSGSAVTSPDSAGRESQLSSDCETEVLLAGVEAELGPCLPGVFTPEQGKTLLSTLSATQQTDLDIHTSTPVQPGNPMPCLPPFPESPCTGNAFSPVLHPVKQQQVSVPANGLVAGLSPSVSKVKKMEIKKFPKSNFSRVKSKVVTKSMHRTPVSGPASVHKPSQANVNHKPTVAQSGAPIKNGPVNFRSSAAVLSTANGMVNDAERRVNREAANLAETILQSGNTAVDEPGTSRESPLLQHPVANKHASAVQRSNPSSEAEQTASGRVAGAAALRPANQTLCFSSMRIKTNKTGQTDPKPTPKKGLLNKFDLRSGSASGEHKPSVLKMRTRCSSDSLSLSSRQSDIHVGQTKGNLSGSSLNKLTETTNAPSKISPRDVKRISLVAESRKSTTAEISSNESKSRFWGLTSPRQSRGTPHSQPLAASPRAAILSTRRWPVAQWRDENRTSKAGGTPQSKQKSSSSQRGPEAGEPSLGTASTASIKPQLHGSRPPQTPTRPSLMGPPPTPPSRLPRRTPGPSGTLAEASVLSGGSGSTQGSGRPPHKPSPFKTVLKARLLTTPGKNTGPSLATACKPAALISKGSLISPLKRTSARLLRLTSSAQVDKSKPKATSRQQAPQQQAPQPSQRSGPPDVVPASVAEGDQKDQSLQQLTALLAASNRRFQAVAIVLQRTLAERDEAAKQSSDLCEELASLRGELVCSVHSSERLEQEKDELRVALQEALHKLQEKHRNDMVELEQRLQAFYQAEWDKVHLIYQEETDKCKTLMQQQLEELKANHEAMKLELGSSHAEQLQSVRQQYDMSLEELSKVHNQELQSLEKALEETGAALSGRIEELTVENNALIEKLAVVENRRQPLHERSQLSPQKDSHTLYLEQELESLKVVLDIKNKQLHMQEKKMMAIATLTEKNVKLDESLKKVQQENEDLKARMEKHYTLSRQLSTEQAVLHESLQKETMVNKRLSMENEELIWKLQNGDLSSPRKVSSTSTSTSQSFSLQSPHSPGALSSPSVSPR
- the mtus1a gene encoding microtubule-associated tumor suppressor 1 homolog A isoform X4, with the translated sequence MSDTIVALSNHQVKSPVPLLRIEALTPESPYSISSPSPDSNSSLSNLSDREANCSPDINVPECCISGGSFVDGSYNTAIAQDNIFCGVSMNLNQTFIATPVDGSGNFWNENLSRMSNHETGSDKYQTVKTDSGDGSGSAVTSPDSAGRESQLSSDCETEVLLAGVEAELGPCLPGVFTPEQGKTLLSTLSATQQTDLDIHTSTPVQPGNPMPCLPPFPESPCTGNAFSPVLHPVKQQQVSVPANGLVAGLSPSVSKVKKMEIKKFPKSNFSRVKSKVVTKSMHRTPVSGPASVHKPSQANVNHKPTVAQSGAPIKNGPVNFRSSAAVLSTANGMVNDAERRVNREAANLAETILQSGNTAVDEPGTSRESPLLQHPVANKHASAVQRSNPSSEAEQTASGRVAGAAALRPANQTLCFSSMRIKTNKTGQTDPKPTPKKGLLNKFDLRSGSASGEHKPSVLKMRTRCSSDSLSLSSRQSDIHVGQTKGNLSGSSLNKLTETTNAPSKISPRDVKRISLVAESRKSTTAEISSNESKSRFWGLTSPRQSRGTPHSQPLAASPRAAILSTRRWPVAQWRDENRTSKAGGTPQSKQKSSSSQRGPEAGEPSLGTASTASIKPQLHGSRPPQTPTRPSLMGPPPTPPSRLPRRTPGPSGTLAEASVLSGGSGSTQALATACKPAALISKGSLISPLKRTSARLLRLTSSAQVDKSKPKATSRQQAPQQQAPQPSQRSGPPDVVPASVAEGDQKDQSLQQLTALLAASNRRFQAVAIVLQRTLAERDEAAKQSSDLCEELASLRGELVCSVHSSERLEQEKDELRVALQEALHKLQEKHRNDMVELEQRLQAFYQAEWDKVHLIYQEETDKCKTLMQQQLEELKANHEAMKLELGSSHAEQLQSVRQQYDMSLEELSKVHNQELQSLEKALEETGAALSGRIEELTVENNALIEKLAVVENRRQPLHERSQLSPQKDSHTLYLEQELESLKVVLDIKNKQLHMQEKKMMAIATLTEKNVKLDESLKKVQQENEDLKARMEKHYTLSRQLSTEQAVLHESLQKETMVNKRLSMENEELIWKLQNGDLSSPRKVSSTSTSTSQSFSLQSPHSPGALSSPSVSPR
- the mtus1a gene encoding microtubule-associated tumor suppressor 1 homolog A isoform X2; the encoded protein is MSDTIVALSNHQVKSPVPLLRIEALTPESPYSISSPSPDSNSSLSNLSDREANCSPDINVPECCISGGSFVDGSYNTAIAQDNIFCGVSMNLNQTFIATPVDGSGNFWNENLSRMSNHETGSDKYQTVKTDSGDGSGSAVTSPDSAGRESQLSSGETSQRSSTENVCCSLSSGEMVIRSNSYGQDQSLLVGSFLDESFIPLAAGHPESPAESNLLSTTLPEALGKFAERGTEENTDYSCLGMTFTQADLPTEKNDMATPNSVVTLPSENEGGLLMTFLCESSPADCETEVLLAGVEAELGPCLPGVFTPEQGKTLLSTLSATQQTDLDIHTSTPVQPGNPMPCLPPFPESPCTGNAFSPVLHPVKQQQVSVPANGLVAGLSPSVSKVKKMEIKKFPKSNFSRVKSKVVTKSMHRTPVSGPASVHKPSQANVNHKPTVAQSGAPIKNGPVNFRSSAAVLSTANGMVNDAERRVNREAANLAETILQSGNTAVDEPGTSRESPLLQHPVANKHASAVQRSNPSSEAEQTASGRVAGAAALRPANQTLCFSSMRIKTNKTGQTDPKPTPKKGLLNKFDLRSGSASGEHKPSVLKMRTRCSSDSLSLSSRQSDIHVGQTKGNLSGSSLNKLTETTNAPSKISPRDVKRISLVAESRKSTTAEISSNESKSRFWGLTSPRQSRGTPHSQPLAASPRAAILSTRRWPVAQWRDENRTSKAGGTPQSKQKSSSSQRGPEAGEPSLGTASTASIKPQLHGSRPPQTPTRPSLMGPPPTPPSRLPRRTPGPSGTLAEASVLSGGSGSTQALATACKPAALISKGSLISPLKRTSARLLRLTSSAQVDKSKPKATSRQQAPQQQAPQPSQRSGPPDVVPASVAEGDQKDQSLQQLTALLAASNRRFQAVAIVLQRTLAERDEAAKQSSDLCEELASLRGELVCSVHSSERLEQEKDELRVALQEALHKLQEKHRNDMVELEQRLQAFYQAEWDKVHLIYQEETDKCKTLMQQQLEELKANHEAMKLELGSSHAEQLQSVRQQYDMSLEELSKVHNQELQSLEKALEETGAALSGRIEELTVENNALIEKLAVVENRRQPLHERSQLSPQKDSHTLYLEQELESLKVVLDIKNKQLHMQEKKMMAIATLTEKNVKLDESLKKVQQENEDLKARMEKHYTLSRQLSTEQAVLHESLQKETMVNKRLSMENEELIWKLQNGDLSSPRKVSSTSTSTSQSFSLQSPHSPGALSSPSVSPR
- the mtus1a gene encoding microtubule-associated tumor suppressor 1 homolog A isoform X1, with protein sequence MSDTIVALSNHQVKSPVPLLRIEALTPESPYSISSPSPDSNSSLSNLSDREANCSPDINVPECCISGGSFVDGSYNTAIAQDNIFCGVSMNLNQTFIATPVDGSGNFWNENLSRMSNHETGSDKYQTVKTDSGDGSGSAVTSPDSAGRESQLSSGETSQRSSTENVCCSLSSGEMVIRSNSYGQDQSLLVGSFLDESFIPLAAGHPESPAESNLLSTTLPEALGKFAERGTEENTDYSCLGMTFTQADLPTEKNDMATPNSVVTLPSENEGGLLMTFLCESSPADCETEVLLAGVEAELGPCLPGVFTPEQGKTLLSTLSATQQTDLDIHTSTPVQPGNPMPCLPPFPESPCTGNAFSPVLHPVKQQQVSVPANGLVAGLSPSVSKVKKMEIKKFPKSNFSRVKSKVVTKSMHRTPVSGPASVHKPSQANVNHKPTVAQSGAPIKNGPVNFRSSAAVLSTANGMVNDAERRVNREAANLAETILQSGNTAVDEPGTSRESPLLQHPVANKHASAVQRSNPSSEAEQTASGRVAGAAALRPANQTLCFSSMRIKTNKTGQTDPKPTPKKGLLNKFDLRSGSASGEHKPSVLKMRTRCSSDSLSLSSRQSDIHVGQTKGNLSGSSLNKLTETTNAPSKISPRDVKRISLVAESRKSTTAEISSNESKSRFWGLTSPRQSRGTPHSQPLAASPRAAILSTRRWPVAQWRDENRTSKAGGTPQSKQKSSSSQRGPEAGEPSLGTASTASIKPQLHGSRPPQTPTRPSLMGPPPTPPSRLPRRTPGPSGTLAEASVLSGGSGSTQGSGRPPHKPSPFKTVLKARLLTTPGKNTGPSLATACKPAALISKGSLISPLKRTSARLLRLTSSAQVDKSKPKATSRQQAPQQQAPQPSQRSGPPDVVPASVAEGDQKDQSLQQLTALLAASNRRFQAVAIVLQRTLAERDEAAKQSSDLCEELASLRGELVCSVHSSERLEQEKDELRVALQEALHKLQEKHRNDMVELEQRLQAFYQAEWDKVHLIYQEETDKCKTLMQQQLEELKANHEAMKLELGSSHAEQLQSVRQQYDMSLEELSKVHNQELQSLEKALEETGAALSGRIEELTVENNALIEKLAVVENRRQPLHERSQLSPQKDSHTLYLEQELESLKVVLDIKNKQLHMQEKKMMAIATLTEKNVKLDESLKKVQQENEDLKARMEKHYTLSRQLSTEQAVLHESLQKETMVNKRLSMENEELIWKLQNGDLSSPRKVSSTSTSTSQSFSLQSPHSPGALSSPSVSPR